One genomic segment of Hordeum vulgare subsp. vulgare chromosome 2H, MorexV3_pseudomolecules_assembly, whole genome shotgun sequence includes these proteins:
- the LOC123430862 gene encoding E3 ubiquitin-protein ligase RNF14-like: MLVLEAIYGDKICIFGEKAGLRSFQIQVHCEIPDGINVSVQAFQGVDDDDPKSQFLENFSVEHLATLSLTCLMPPSYPSHHPPYFTLGVQWLDNVKVSSLCHMLDSIWAEQPGQEVVYGWVQWLQSSMLSHLGFHDGLVIQQADDSMVRPVDVRVVQEIVSAESVVERLISYNEEQCHESFLHRLHACMICFSEYTGVDFVKLPCHHYFCQRCMETYSRIHVKSTLVWGFGSHLLIWRWHVYNK, encoded by the exons ATGTTAGTGCTGGAGGCAATTTATGGAGACAAGATATGCATTTTTGGTGAAAAGGCTGGACTGCGGTCTTTCCAG ATACAGGTGCATTGTGAAATTCCAGATGGTATCAATGTATCTGTACAAGCATTCCAgggtgttgatgatgatgacccgAAGAGCCAGTTCCTTGAAAACTTTAGTGTCGAGCACTTGGCTACACTATCACTGACATGCCTCATGCCTCCATCGTACCCAAGCCATCATCCTCCATACTTCACTCTCGGTGTACAATGGTTGGATAACGTGAAGGTTTCCTCTCTTTGTCACATGCTTGACTCTATCTGGGCCGAGCAACCTGGACAAGAAGTTGTTTATGGGTGGGTGCAATGGCTGCAGAGCTCTATGCTTTCTCATCTTGGTTTTCATGATGGATTAGTCATACAACAGGCTGATGATAGTATGGTGCGTCCTGTGGATGTTCGGGTTGTTCAAGAGATTGTGTCCGCAGAGTCTGTTGTTGAACGGTTGATCAGCTACAATGAGGAGCAATGTCATGAATCCTTTCTCCACAGGCTTCATGCCTGCATGATTTGCTTCAGTGAGTACACAG GTGTTGATTTTGTAAAGCTTCCATGCCATCATTACTTTTGCCAGAGGTGCATGGAGACTTACTCGAGGATTCATGTCAAGAGTACATTGGTTTGGGGTTTTGGTAGTCATCTTCTTATTTGGAGATGGCATGTCTATAATAAATAA